One Pullulanibacillus sp. KACC 23026 DNA segment encodes these proteins:
- a CDS encoding metal-dependent hydrolase, translating to MDTGTHVVMGIGLAALSTLDPVITHDPYTVHACLVGTLVGSLVPDIDTVLKLKDNATYIRHHRGNTHSLPATFLWPILITALITHFSNTSSILHIWLWTFFAVALHVFVDIFNAYGTQALRPINNNWIALGIINIFDPCIFALHILGFAIWMVVGYPGYVFLAIYGILILYYFLRIWHHKRAKALVRKHIPEVVDIYLSPTYRWTTYHLSAKSKTQYFVGEIKGSSITLIDIFPKKSIPEDKLFQQALEDTNIDAFLHFSPIYRWEREKREHGEEIRFIDLRYFSNGRYPFAATVWIDDDGTIISSFTGWVFSDSKLKKKLTLASEDH from the coding sequence TTGGATACCGGCACACACGTGGTAATGGGTATTGGACTAGCCGCGTTATCAACATTAGATCCCGTGATCACACACGATCCTTATACCGTTCACGCCTGTTTAGTGGGTACTCTTGTAGGTTCTTTAGTCCCTGATATCGATACGGTTCTGAAATTAAAAGATAACGCGACATATATCAGACACCATCGTGGGAATACGCATTCACTGCCAGCAACTTTCTTGTGGCCGATATTAATCACTGCGCTTATTACCCATTTTTCCAATACATCTTCTATTTTGCATATATGGCTTTGGACTTTTTTTGCGGTGGCACTTCACGTCTTTGTCGATATATTTAACGCTTACGGGACCCAAGCCTTGAGACCAATCAATAATAATTGGATAGCCCTTGGAATTATTAATATCTTTGATCCATGTATTTTTGCACTTCATATTCTCGGTTTTGCCATTTGGATGGTTGTGGGTTACCCGGGCTATGTCTTCTTAGCCATTTACGGGATTTTAATTTTGTATTATTTCTTACGCATTTGGCATCACAAACGAGCCAAGGCATTAGTACGAAAACACATACCTGAAGTGGTGGACATTTATCTTTCGCCTACCTATAGATGGACCACCTATCACTTATCAGCAAAAAGTAAAACTCAATATTTTGTAGGGGAAATAAAAGGGTCAAGTATCACGCTAATTGACATCTTTCCTAAGAAATCAATCCCTGAAGATAAACTGTTCCAGCAGGCTCTTGAAGACACTAATATTGATGCATTCCTCCATTTTTCGCCTATCTATCGATGGGAGCGTGAAAAACGGGAGCATGGTGAGGAAATTCGCTTTATTGATCTTCGTTATTTTTCCAATGGACGCTATCCGTTCGCTGCCACCGTTTGGATCGATGACGACGGCACCATCATTTCTTCATTCACAGGCTGGGTCTTTAGCGATTCTAAGCTTAAAAAGAAGCTGACTCTCGCCTCTGAAGACCACTAA
- the mutY gene encoding A/G-specific adenine glycosylase, whose translation MTLELHQNHSILVSASLVDWYRKNQRDLPWRNMHNPYYTWISEVMLQQTQVDTVIPYYERFKSRFPTMQSLAYADEEDVLKSWEGLGYYSRARNLQAGVREVVEQYGGVVPKDRSTLLKIKGIGPYTSGAILSIAYNLPVPAVDGNVMRVLSRLFLIKEDIAKPKTRQVFEKLLDELIPNEAASDFNQGIMELGALICKPKNPLCEECPISQWCQAKQQDIQESLPIKSKKAKQKTEAYRVLWLKDASDRVLVHKRSESGLLANLWEFPMISHSEHSDESHLNSYVAEMLSLKKPLTLNKVNQSVSHTFSHLKWELNLWEGTLLETSPCLPNSFKWVTIKELHEIPIPVSHQKIRELMINSKRAD comes from the coding sequence ATGACGTTAGAACTTCATCAAAACCACTCTATTCTAGTTTCAGCAAGCTTAGTCGATTGGTATCGGAAAAATCAACGAGATCTGCCGTGGCGGAACATGCATAATCCTTATTATACTTGGATATCAGAGGTCATGCTCCAACAAACACAAGTCGACACCGTTATCCCTTATTATGAACGATTTAAGTCGCGGTTTCCAACAATGCAGTCATTGGCTTATGCAGACGAAGAAGACGTGCTAAAATCTTGGGAGGGTCTTGGTTATTATTCCCGTGCTCGCAATCTTCAAGCAGGTGTACGCGAAGTTGTTGAGCAATACGGGGGAGTCGTGCCAAAAGACCGCTCAACATTATTGAAAATAAAAGGGATTGGCCCTTATACATCAGGGGCTATTCTAAGCATCGCTTACAATCTGCCTGTGCCCGCAGTCGACGGGAATGTGATGCGAGTCCTCTCCCGCCTTTTTTTAATTAAAGAAGATATTGCCAAACCAAAAACAAGACAGGTTTTTGAAAAACTATTAGACGAATTAATTCCAAACGAGGCGGCCTCTGATTTCAATCAAGGAATCATGGAACTTGGCGCTCTTATTTGTAAACCGAAAAATCCTTTGTGTGAGGAATGTCCGATCAGCCAGTGGTGCCAAGCCAAACAGCAGGACATTCAGGAGTCACTTCCAATAAAATCGAAAAAGGCTAAGCAAAAAACAGAAGCTTACCGTGTTCTTTGGCTCAAGGACGCAAGTGACCGTGTATTAGTTCATAAACGGTCAGAAAGCGGACTTTTGGCGAATCTATGGGAATTTCCAATGATAAGTCACTCGGAACATTCCGATGAGTCTCATCTTAATTCTTATGTAGCTGAAATGTTGAGTCTAAAGAAGCCCTTAACATTAAATAAAGTTAATCAGTCGGTATCGCATACCTTTTCCCATCTTAAATGGGAGCTTAATTTATGGGAAGGGACACTTTTAGAAACGAGTCCTTGCTTACCCAATTCATTCAAATGGGTCACAATAAAAGAACTGCATGAGATTCCGATTCCTGTCTCTCATCAAAAAATACGAGAACTCATGATAAACAGCAAAAGGGCCGACTAA